A section of the Pseudomonas fluorescens genome encodes:
- a CDS encoding tyrosine-type recombinase/integrase, which produces MAKIKLTKSAVDAAQPQAKAVELRDTVVPGFLCKITPAGRKVFMLQYRTNAGERRKPALGQYGELTVDQARTMAQEWLAEVRKGGDPSAAKNAARKAPIMKEFCHTFMEDYSKQRNKPSTQRGYQGVIDRCIIPIMGRMKVQDVKRPDVAALMKKLAYKQAEANRTFGVLRKMFNLAEVWGLRPDGTNPCRHVPMYPPGKETRLIVDEELVRIFRHLEHLEAEGLESYVIPLAIRLQFEFAARRSEICPLEWDWIDLEKRRVVWPDSKTGGISKPMSEEAYRLLSSAPRQDGCPYVLPSPNDPTRHMTHGEHYGGWTRVLKAAGVPHVGTHGIRHRATTDIANSGVPTKVGMKLTGHKTVAMFMHYVHTEDKPVRDAAELVANRRLAITGASRSMEVTA; this is translated from the coding sequence ATGGCAAAGATCAAGCTCACCAAGTCCGCAGTCGATGCGGCGCAACCCCAGGCCAAGGCCGTCGAACTGCGGGATACCGTGGTACCCGGTTTCCTGTGCAAGATCACCCCGGCGGGCCGCAAGGTGTTCATGCTCCAGTACCGCACCAATGCCGGCGAGCGCCGTAAGCCCGCCTTGGGTCAGTACGGGGAACTGACCGTCGATCAGGCGCGCACGATGGCGCAGGAGTGGCTGGCCGAGGTGCGCAAGGGCGGTGACCCCAGCGCGGCCAAGAACGCTGCCCGAAAGGCGCCGATCATGAAGGAGTTCTGCCACACTTTCATGGAGGACTACTCCAAGCAACGCAACAAGCCCAGCACGCAGCGCGGCTATCAGGGCGTCATCGACCGCTGCATCATCCCGATCATGGGGCGGATGAAGGTGCAGGACGTGAAGCGCCCAGACGTGGCAGCACTGATGAAGAAGCTGGCCTACAAGCAGGCCGAGGCGAATCGCACCTTCGGCGTGCTGCGCAAGATGTTCAACTTGGCCGAAGTATGGGGCCTACGCCCAGACGGCACGAATCCGTGCCGCCACGTCCCGATGTACCCACCGGGGAAGGAAACCCGGCTCATCGTGGACGAGGAACTGGTGCGGATCTTTCGCCATCTGGAGCATCTGGAGGCCGAAGGGTTGGAGAGCTACGTCATCCCGCTGGCGATCCGCCTGCAATTCGAGTTCGCGGCCCGCCGCTCCGAAATCTGCCCGTTGGAATGGGACTGGATTGATCTGGAAAAGCGCCGTGTGGTCTGGCCCGACAGTAAGACCGGCGGGATTTCCAAGCCCATGAGCGAGGAAGCCTATCGGCTACTGTCCTCGGCGCCACGCCAGGATGGTTGCCCCTACGTCCTGCCGTCGCCGAACGACCCGACCCGCCACATGACCCACGGTGAGCATTATGGTGGCTGGACGCGGGTGCTCAAGGCCGCTGGCGTGCCGCACGTTGGCACGCATGGTATCCGCCACCGGGCGACCACCGATATTGCCAACTCGGGCGTGCCGACCAAGGTGGGCATGAAGCTCACAGGTCATAAGACCGTGGCGATGTTTATGCACTATGTTCATACCGAGGACAAGCCGGTGCGGGATGCGGCCGAACTGGTGGCGAATCGGCGGCTGGCGATCACCGGGGCGTCCCGTTCTATGGAGGTGACAGCATGA
- a CDS encoding PDDEXK nuclease domain-containing protein, which translates to MTRKTPVATRKPAALPAGYAGIHGGIVELLDAARQAAARSVNALMTASYWEIGRRIVEAEQKGRRRAGYGEQLMERLSADLTARFGRGFGVNNLESMRRFFLAYPQPEISQTVSGKLGNESPAEKSQAVSRKFDLSALAQVFTLPWSAYVRLLSVKDDHARRFYEVEALRGGWSVRQLDRQIGSQFYERTALSKDKAAMLVKGSVARPEDAVTPNDAIKDPYVLEFLDLRDEYSESDLEAALIRRLEDFLLELGEGFTFVGRQRRLRIDQTWYRVDLLFFHRKLRCLVIIDLKLGGLTHADVGQMHMYCNYAKEHWAYPNENPPVGLILCADKGHALARYALDGLPTKVMAANYRTVLPDAELLQKELENTRRLLESRRPAFHNTPSEN; encoded by the coding sequence ATGACAAGGAAGACGCCCGTGGCAACGCGGAAACCTGCAGCCTTACCTGCCGGTTATGCCGGCATCCACGGCGGCATCGTGGAGTTGCTGGATGCGGCGCGCCAGGCAGCGGCGCGCAGTGTCAACGCACTGATGACAGCCAGCTATTGGGAGATTGGCCGCAGGATCGTCGAGGCCGAGCAGAAAGGCAGGCGACGGGCCGGTTACGGCGAGCAGTTGATGGAGCGCTTGTCCGCCGACTTGACGGCCCGATTCGGGCGCGGGTTCGGTGTCAACAACCTGGAGAGCATGCGGCGTTTCTTCCTCGCATACCCCCAGCCCGAGATTTCCCAGACAGTGTCTGGGAAATTGGGAAATGAGTCGCCTGCCGAGAAATCCCAGGCAGTGTCTCGGAAATTCGACCTCTCCGCACTGGCCCAGGTCTTCACCTTGCCGTGGTCGGCCTATGTCCGGCTACTGTCGGTGAAAGATGACCATGCCCGCCGGTTCTACGAGGTCGAAGCGCTGCGCGGTGGCTGGAGTGTGCGCCAGCTCGACCGGCAGATCGGCAGCCAGTTCTACGAGCGCACAGCCTTGTCGAAGGACAAAGCGGCGATGCTGGTCAAGGGTTCGGTGGCCAGGCCCGAGGATGCCGTCACGCCCAACGACGCCATCAAAGACCCGTATGTGCTGGAGTTCCTCGACCTCAGGGACGAGTATTCGGAGTCCGATCTGGAAGCGGCCTTGATCCGGCGGCTCGAAGACTTTCTGTTGGAACTGGGGGAAGGCTTCACCTTCGTTGGGCGGCAGCGCCGGTTGCGCATCGACCAGACCTGGTATCGGGTCGATCTGCTGTTCTTCCATCGCAAGCTGCGCTGCCTGGTCATCATCGACCTGAAGCTGGGTGGCTTGACCCATGCCGATGTGGGGCAAATGCATATGTACTGCAACTATGCCAAGGAGCATTGGGCCTACCCGAACGAGAATCCGCCGGTGGGTCTGATCCTGTGTGCCGACAAGGGCCATGCTTTGGCGCGGTATGCGCTGGATGGCTTGCCAACCAAGGTGATGGCGGCGAACTACCGCACCGTGCTGCCGGATGCGGAGCTGCTACAAAAGGAGCTGGAGAACACGCGGCGTCTGCTCGAATCACGTAGACCGGCATTCCACAATACGCCCAGCGAAAACTAG
- a CDS encoding ImmA/IrrE family metallo-endopeptidase, with protein MDESDVRQKARAFIAKVDVSNIREDLSPYVTAANAKVKKDELGEGESGYTITKPNGKHIITVNSLETEERQRFTICHEIAHIVLDLESSHEEVPSWSYAKRHPNEIACDTFAAELLMPYQRWLSVVPKEEPSLDLIQRMADLFGTSFPAAASRFASLSDVPCAFVTMERGAVRYAARSTSLRQAGAWISPRSVIPTGSVAHRVRSSGNNTTDTGEVSQDVWFDNWEKGLDLWELSRHYARTDTTISLLWFDGEDLPEIEVNRFGVRVEDDSGLPELTGELPWPGRSKRR; from the coding sequence ATGGACGAATCGGATGTCAGACAGAAAGCACGCGCGTTCATTGCGAAAGTCGATGTTTCTAACATCCGAGAAGACCTGTCTCCCTATGTGACCGCTGCTAATGCCAAGGTCAAGAAAGATGAGCTTGGCGAAGGAGAGTCTGGCTATACCATTACCAAGCCGAACGGGAAGCACATAATCACTGTAAACTCCCTAGAGACTGAGGAACGCCAGCGTTTCACTATTTGCCACGAGATAGCGCATATCGTGCTCGACCTAGAATCGAGTCACGAGGAAGTCCCGTCCTGGTCTTATGCCAAACGGCATCCCAACGAGATCGCCTGCGACACATTTGCCGCTGAACTACTGATGCCTTATCAGCGATGGCTTTCTGTCGTTCCCAAGGAAGAGCCTTCCTTGGACCTTATCCAGCGCATGGCCGATTTGTTTGGCACTTCATTTCCCGCGGCTGCGTCGAGATTCGCCAGTCTCAGCGATGTGCCGTGTGCCTTCGTCACCATGGAGCGTGGCGCAGTACGGTATGCAGCACGCTCCACGTCTTTGAGACAAGCTGGGGCCTGGATATCACCCAGGTCGGTAATCCCGACTGGCTCAGTGGCTCATCGAGTCAGATCCTCTGGGAACAATACAACTGATACGGGGGAAGTCTCCCAGGACGTATGGTTCGACAACTGGGAAAAGGGCCTGGATCTCTGGGAACTTTCAAGGCACTACGCACGCACTGACACCACTATTTCGTTGCTATGGTTTGACGGCGAAGACCTGCCGGAGATCGAAGTAAACCGCTTCGGCGTGCGAGTGGAAGACGATAGCGGCCTACCAGAATTAACTGGTGAGCTGCCGTGGCCAGGGCGCAGCAAGCGTCGTTAG
- a CDS encoding helix-turn-helix domain-containing protein — protein sequence MPQTGLGVAIKTLRERRTLSLREIGQLSSVDHAYVYRLETGEKTNPSQDLIEKLLKVLKPTERDAALVTWLVDHADADPNLVEFVLQDSSIGIDVFTMAAGVRHRGNARPDPATLITRIKKALEDDDEDD from the coding sequence ATGCCACAAACAGGCTTGGGCGTCGCTATCAAGACGCTACGCGAACGCAGAACCCTTTCCCTGCGTGAAATTGGGCAGCTATCGTCAGTGGACCATGCATACGTCTACCGCCTCGAAACTGGCGAAAAAACAAACCCCTCCCAAGACCTGATTGAAAAGCTATTGAAGGTTCTTAAGCCGACGGAGAGAGATGCTGCACTCGTAACTTGGCTGGTTGACCATGCGGACGCCGACCCGAACCTCGTCGAATTTGTGCTACAAGATTCGTCTATTGGTATCGACGTATTTACGATGGCGGCCGGCGTCAGGCATCGGGGTAACGCAAGGCCTGATCCCGCCACATTGATTACCCGGATCAAAAAGGCCCTTGAGGACGACGACGAGGACGATTGA
- a CDS encoding DUF2188 domain-containing protein yields the protein MAGKNQHVVPHQDGWAVKGAGNERATSVHDTQQQAIDAARDIARNQKSELVIHRPDGRIRNKDSHGNDSFPPKG from the coding sequence ATGGCCGGAAAAAATCAGCATGTTGTTCCTCATCAAGACGGTTGGGCCGTTAAAGGCGCTGGCAACGAGCGGGCGACCTCTGTGCATGACACGCAGCAGCAAGCAATAGATGCAGCGCGGGATATTGCACGCAACCAGAAGTCCGAACTCGTCATCCATCGTCCAGATGGCCGTATCCGTAACAAGGATAGCCACGGCAACGACTCCTTTCCCCCGAAAGGTTGA
- a CDS encoding CBASS cGAMP-activated phospholipase: MTDIPTYHVLALSGGGYRGLYTATVLAELEAVLGRPIASHFDLICGTSAGGMLALGLAAEIPASELKALFEDEGSRIFGCRSLSRRLLGFWLTAKHDSAGLREVLTERFQGTTVGDLKHRVLVPAVNYSTGRGQFFKTPHHPFFEFDHRMKIVDVALATAAAPVYFPLARNDRGVFADGGLVGNAPGLFGLHEVNTFLAPKQDVRIRVLSIGTMTIGATVRGGASLDRGFGKWRGGLFDLVISAQESSVDYMLRQLLGNNYFQIDDKATPDQSKDVKALDRVSIGATNTLKDRGNHAAQRALGDPLFQPFRAHQAGAPIFYHGPNKNVPEAAC, translated from the coding sequence ATGACTGACATCCCTACCTACCATGTGCTCGCCCTGTCAGGGGGAGGCTATCGCGGCCTTTATACGGCCACGGTTCTTGCCGAGCTTGAAGCCGTGCTGGGCCGGCCTATCGCTTCCCACTTTGATCTGATTTGTGGCACATCGGCAGGAGGGATGTTGGCTTTGGGACTGGCAGCGGAAATCCCTGCCAGCGAACTCAAAGCACTGTTCGAAGACGAAGGCAGCCGCATTTTTGGTTGCCGCAGTCTTTCAAGACGGCTTCTGGGATTCTGGCTGACTGCAAAACATGATTCGGCAGGGTTGCGGGAAGTGCTGACCGAACGTTTCCAGGGAACCACCGTAGGCGACCTGAAGCATCGTGTTCTTGTACCAGCAGTCAACTACTCGACAGGTCGCGGACAGTTTTTCAAGACACCTCATCACCCTTTCTTTGAATTTGATCACCGCATGAAGATCGTCGATGTTGCGTTGGCGACCGCTGCCGCGCCCGTCTACTTTCCGCTGGCGCGCAACGACCGCGGTGTCTTCGCGGATGGCGGACTGGTAGGTAATGCCCCCGGCCTGTTCGGATTGCATGAAGTCAACACGTTCCTGGCACCGAAACAGGATGTGCGGATTCGGGTTCTTTCCATCGGCACGATGACGATTGGTGCGACCGTCCGTGGCGGCGCTAGCCTTGACCGAGGATTCGGTAAGTGGCGCGGAGGACTCTTCGATCTGGTGATCTCCGCCCAGGAATCGTCCGTGGACTACATGCTGAGGCAGCTGTTGGGGAACAACTACTTCCAGATCGACGACAAGGCAACGCCGGATCAGAGCAAGGACGTGAAGGCGCTGGATCGGGTTTCCATTGGCGCCACGAATACGCTCAAGGATCGTGGCAACCACGCGGCCCAGCGCGCGCTTGGCGATCCTCTTTTTCAACCATTTCGGGCGCACCAGGCCGGCGCCCCCATTTTCTATCACGGCCCCAACAAGAATGTACCGGAGGCCGCATGCTGA
- a CDS encoding CBASS cGAMP synthase, whose amino-acid sequence MLNLSPLFFTTVDDESCIHDELDLTPEQRTKIASARTDVRSCLRTGIPRVMRAGGYTEDVPQPRFFTQGSWAYKTLNSPAQRPQQADVDDGCYLPMSFVSQTQRPSTAATVFFTAAEEALRPLVEEKGWKLVTDKPTCIRIVIAAYAHIDIPLYAIPDQEFVNLAEASMRRYGYDSVMDAIIKAERDAWTALPRDKVLLAHRECNWMPSDPRPVKEWFLGEVEAKGEQFRRVVRYLKAFRDWRWSSGGPSSILLMAAAAPLFEKRDRRDDLALLDVVAALPARLRAGVNNPVDESESLTVRLGKAGVEEAAKAFEEFEKVLRGATDASSPSQACIWMQGEFGPRFPNEPDRIKVVSIVATIAAAPAAAGPSELVGRTKAG is encoded by the coding sequence ATGCTGAACCTGAGCCCGCTTTTCTTTACCACTGTTGACGACGAATCCTGCATCCATGATGAGCTGGATTTGACGCCTGAACAGCGTACCAAGATCGCCAGTGCACGGACGGATGTCAGAAGCTGCCTACGCACGGGCATTCCTCGTGTGATGAGAGCTGGCGGATACACGGAAGACGTACCGCAGCCGCGCTTCTTTACGCAGGGATCGTGGGCATACAAGACGCTGAACTCGCCGGCACAACGTCCGCAGCAGGCGGATGTCGATGATGGTTGCTATCTACCAATGAGTTTCGTCTCGCAGACGCAGCGCCCCAGCACAGCGGCAACAGTTTTCTTTACTGCTGCGGAAGAGGCGTTAAGGCCGCTGGTCGAAGAAAAGGGGTGGAAGCTTGTCACTGACAAGCCGACTTGCATTCGCATTGTCATTGCTGCCTATGCCCACATTGACATCCCACTATATGCCATCCCCGATCAGGAGTTCGTGAATCTGGCCGAGGCCTCAATGAGGCGATATGGCTATGACTCGGTGATGGATGCCATTATCAAAGCGGAGCGAGATGCGTGGACGGCATTACCGCGCGACAAGGTTTTACTTGCCCATCGTGAATGCAATTGGATGCCCTCTGATCCTAGGCCTGTAAAGGAGTGGTTCCTGGGCGAAGTGGAAGCTAAGGGGGAGCAGTTCCGCCGCGTGGTTCGTTACTTGAAGGCATTCCGCGATTGGAGGTGGTCCAGCGGCGGGCCCTCTTCGATCCTGCTGATGGCCGCCGCGGCTCCGCTATTTGAAAAGCGTGATCGGCGCGACGACCTCGCGTTGCTAGATGTCGTCGCGGCACTACCGGCCCGATTGCGTGCGGGGGTGAACAACCCCGTGGATGAATCCGAATCGCTTACGGTACGGCTGGGCAAAGCCGGTGTCGAAGAAGCTGCAAAGGCGTTCGAAGAATTTGAGAAGGTGCTTCGCGGCGCAACCGACGCCAGCAGCCCTTCACAAGCTTGCATCTGGATGCAGGGCGAATTCGGCCCGCGTTTTCCGAATGAGCCGGATCGGATCAAGGTGGTATCCATCGTCGCCACCATCGCCGCCGCTCCCGCCGCCGCTGGTCCGAGCGAACTCGTCGGACGAACGAAGGCCGGATGA
- a CDS encoding ThiF family adenylyltransferase, with the protein MSGAIAVANVIEAFEQQGFAFVGKTDDGWFKLHGCLNPPGAGKGCPCEVQLDPTFFDLPRIRLLEIPSELPAAVPHLGADGGLCYLAKGTVVLDIYDPVGQSLACLQHAAVLFGQILKGEMIEDLAEEFFAYWHGGLCFVDMQGEDLGRQNCIVAQANGNPLWFITDNEDRTTEKLKSLGYQVTDRTVLTYRVKTGAQPRPLTSHWPPETVRDILAWQSALDPRCRRKIHERIKEGERKKANGVLIVVESPLMTYGFVVLYDRQRPVQKSKLADRRDSSYGLKVIPISMVRIDDRYLAQRNMPKAKTLAGKNLAVVGCGTIGGYLSDMLVKAGAGTGGGKLTLVDFDCLLPQNIGRHRLGFPDLLSNKAEAMAKELNRLAPGAEIRSLPVDVRQAQLGELNLLIDATGEESLGHWLCGHYPPPTPMLSVWIEGPGTAVRALLRTHASGACYRCLWHSNRRGELRSTVDPLPAILAGHGCEGLYVPFPASVSVHAASLGAEMALDWVNGVHSPALRTRVIDRTQQSATPDCDPLRNPECPVCNS; encoded by the coding sequence ATGAGCGGCGCCATAGCGGTCGCAAACGTGATCGAGGCCTTTGAGCAGCAAGGCTTCGCGTTTGTTGGCAAGACGGATGACGGCTGGTTCAAGCTGCACGGGTGTTTGAACCCACCCGGTGCGGGCAAGGGTTGTCCGTGCGAAGTCCAACTCGACCCCACATTCTTTGACTTGCCTCGCATCCGGCTGCTGGAAATCCCCTCCGAACTGCCGGCTGCGGTTCCTCATCTTGGCGCAGATGGCGGTCTTTGCTATCTCGCCAAGGGCACGGTCGTCCTGGACATCTACGATCCTGTCGGACAGTCGCTGGCATGCCTGCAACACGCGGCCGTCTTGTTCGGGCAGATCCTGAAGGGAGAGATGATCGAAGATCTCGCGGAAGAGTTCTTCGCCTACTGGCACGGTGGGCTTTGCTTCGTGGACATGCAAGGCGAGGATTTGGGGCGGCAGAACTGCATCGTCGCGCAGGCCAATGGGAATCCCTTGTGGTTCATCACCGACAACGAAGATCGAACAACAGAAAAACTGAAGTCGCTCGGCTACCAAGTCACCGATAGAACGGTGCTGACTTACCGGGTGAAGACGGGTGCTCAACCCCGTCCTCTGACCAGCCATTGGCCTCCTGAAACAGTGAGGGATATCTTGGCATGGCAAAGCGCCCTTGACCCTCGGTGCCGGCGCAAGATTCACGAACGCATCAAGGAAGGAGAAAGGAAAAAGGCCAATGGCGTTCTGATCGTCGTCGAATCCCCATTGATGACGTATGGCTTCGTGGTTCTCTATGACCGCCAACGTCCTGTGCAAAAGAGCAAGCTCGCAGATCGCAGGGATTCCAGCTATGGATTGAAGGTGATACCCATCTCAATGGTCAGAATAGATGATCGCTACCTTGCCCAGCGGAACATGCCTAAGGCAAAGACGCTTGCAGGTAAGAACCTAGCCGTCGTGGGATGCGGCACGATCGGCGGATATCTGTCGGACATGCTGGTCAAGGCCGGGGCGGGGACAGGCGGCGGAAAACTCACGTTAGTGGACTTCGACTGCCTTCTCCCGCAGAACATCGGGCGCCATCGCTTGGGATTTCCAGATCTGCTGTCTAACAAAGCCGAGGCTATGGCGAAGGAACTGAACCGCTTGGCGCCAGGGGCCGAGATTCGTTCTCTTCCCGTTGATGTCAGGCAGGCCCAGTTGGGAGAACTGAACCTTCTCATAGATGCCACCGGGGAGGAATCCCTCGGGCATTGGCTGTGCGGCCACTATCCACCACCTACGCCCATGCTTTCGGTCTGGATAGAGGGGCCGGGTACGGCTGTCCGCGCACTATTGAGAACGCACGCATCTGGTGCTTGCTACCGATGTCTTTGGCATAGCAATAGAAGAGGCGAACTCCGCTCTACAGTTGATCCTCTTCCTGCCATCTTGGCGGGGCACGGATGTGAGGGCTTATACGTGCCGTTTCCTGCCTCGGTGTCGGTGCATGCTGCCAGCCTGGGCGCAGAGATGGCGCTTGATTGGGTTAACGGCGTCCATTCCCCCGCACTTCGAACGAGGGTCATCGACCGTACCCAGCAATCTGCCACGCCCGACTGTGATCCGCTGCGGAACCCGGAATGTCCTGTATGCAATTCATGA
- a CDS encoding Mov34/MPN/PAD-1 family protein gives MQFMSSWATGDRRTLLHFTDSTLETFCQHIQVIDTACEAGGILLGSVHGAHMIIDEATAPTEYDKRFRCLFERMPFGHESIALARWTGSNGTIRYLGEWHTHSEDHPHPSGLDRSEWNRLSAKRRDKRPMIAVIVGRKSLYAELVPKSGRGLVLAPVE, from the coding sequence ATGCAATTCATGAGTTCTTGGGCCACTGGCGACAGGAGGACGCTGCTGCATTTTACGGATTCCACACTGGAGACTTTTTGCCAGCATATTCAGGTTATTGATACCGCCTGTGAAGCTGGTGGAATTCTGCTTGGTTCAGTTCATGGGGCTCACATGATTATCGATGAAGCAACGGCCCCTACGGAATATGACAAACGATTCAGATGTCTATTCGAGCGTATGCCCTTTGGTCACGAATCTATTGCCCTGGCGCGATGGACGGGGAGTAACGGGACCATCCGCTACTTGGGGGAATGGCACACTCATTCAGAGGATCATCCTCACCCTTCTGGTCTGGATAGATCGGAATGGAACCGCTTATCAGCGAAGCGTCGGGACAAGCGGCCAATGATTGCTGTCATCGTCGGACGAAAATCTCTATACGCCGAATTGGTGCCGAAATCAGGCCGAGGTTTGGTACTCGCTCCCGTGGAGTAG
- a CDS encoding JAB domain-containing protein yields MSQLSFSSFDSSLMVRDAQGRYLLATAEQILEAARQAIERKMQRGTSFTSPAAVKEYLRAKLAGFEHEVFAVLFMDTQHRLIEYAEMFRGTIDGASVYPRELVKEALRLNAAAVIVSHNHPSGNPEPSGADRTLTQRLKEALGLVDVRVLDHIIVAGTDTTSFAERGLI; encoded by the coding sequence ATGTCGCAACTGTCCTTTTCCTCGTTCGATTCCTCGCTGATGGTGCGTGACGCGCAGGGGCGCTACCTGCTCGCGACTGCCGAGCAGATTCTGGAGGCCGCGCGCCAGGCCATCGAGCGCAAGATGCAGCGTGGTACTTCGTTCACGTCGCCGGCGGCGGTCAAGGAGTACCTGCGCGCCAAGCTGGCCGGCTTCGAGCATGAGGTGTTCGCGGTGCTGTTCATGGACACGCAGCATCGGCTGATCGAGTACGCCGAGATGTTCCGAGGCACCATCGACGGCGCATCGGTGTATCCGCGCGAGCTGGTCAAGGAGGCGCTGCGGCTCAACGCGGCGGCGGTCATCGTGTCGCACAACCACCCGAGCGGCAATCCCGAGCCGAGCGGTGCCGACAGGACGCTGACCCAGCGGCTCAAGGAGGCGCTGGGGCTGGTGGACGTGCGCGTGCTGGATCACATCATCGTTGCAGGCACCGACACCACATCGTTTGCCGAACGTGGCCTGATCTGA
- a CDS encoding DUF932 domain-containing protein: MQLASRFASRSPSLRSDYPLTDDQIHRVAPSIFADAPHESRSQRYAYIPTAAVLAELRKEGFQPFMVTQTRVRDEGKREHTKHMLRLRHASQINGAEANEIVLLNSHDGTSSYQMLAGMFRFVCSNGLVCGDTVADVRVPHKGDVSGHVIEGAYEVLRGFDRVKDSRDAMRAITLHDSEAEVFARSALALKYDPTDNKPAPITESQILMPRRFDDRRPDLWSVFNRTQENLTKGGLHGRSANGRRQQTRPVQGIDSDVRLNRALWMLADGLRQLKA, translated from the coding sequence ATGCAACTCGCATCCCGTTTCGCTTCCCGTTCCCCCTCGCTGCGCAGTGACTACCCGCTGACCGATGACCAGATTCACCGCGTAGCGCCGTCCATCTTCGCGGACGCGCCGCATGAAAGCCGTTCGCAGCGGTACGCCTATATCCCCACCGCCGCAGTGCTGGCCGAGCTTCGCAAAGAAGGTTTCCAGCCCTTCATGGTGACGCAAACCCGCGTGCGCGACGAAGGCAAGCGCGAGCACACCAAACACATGCTGCGCCTACGCCATGCCAGCCAGATCAACGGCGCGGAAGCCAATGAAATCGTGTTGCTCAATTCCCATGACGGGACGAGCAGCTATCAGATGCTGGCCGGCATGTTCCGGTTCGTGTGCAGCAATGGCCTTGTGTGCGGCGACACCGTGGCCGATGTGCGCGTGCCCCACAAGGGCGACGTTTCCGGGCATGTCATCGAAGGCGCTTACGAAGTCTTGCGCGGCTTCGACCGGGTGAAGGATTCCCGCGATGCCATGCGCGCCATCACGCTCCATGACTCCGAAGCCGAAGTGTTCGCCCGTTCCGCGCTGGCCTTGAAGTACGACCCCACCGACAACAAGCCCGCGCCCATCACCGAATCGCAAATCCTGATGCCGCGCCGGTTCGACGACCGCCGCCCGGACTTGTGGAGCGTGTTCAACCGCACCCAAGAAAACCTGACCAAAGGCGGCTTGCATGGCCGCAGCGCCAACGGACGCCGCCAGCAAACCCGCCCGGTGCAGGGCATTGATTCCGATGTGCGCCTCAATCGCGCCCTCTGGATGCTGGCCGATGGCCTGCGCCAGTTGAAAGCCTGA